One window of Saccharopolyspora phatthalungensis genomic DNA carries:
- the fbp gene encoding fructose-1,6-bisphosphate aldolase/phosphatase yields MVTLSIIKADTGGFVGHSAVHPDMMSAAQDALSTAVGDRLLLDGKAASCGDDLSLIMTHEHGADAEEVHSFAWDVFLQTTEIAKRLGLYGAGQDLLSDAFSGNLRGMGPGYAELEFTERPSEPVVCFLADKTEPGAWNLPLYKMFADPFNTAGLVIDAKMHAGFQFEVYDLYEEKRIWFDCPRELYEMLMFIGAPARYVIHSVESKTLHEQAVATSTQRLSLIAGKYVGKDDPVMIVRCQSGLPALGEVLEPFAFAYTAGGCMRGSHHAPMMPVSVADAHPARFDGPPRVVALGFQIHEGKLIGPRDLFDDPSFDRVRAQTNEVMDYLRRHGPFEPHRLPLEDLEYTTMAELEKRLAERWQAMPEAAVPAPR; encoded by the coding sequence ATGGTTACGCTGAGCATCATCAAAGCCGACACCGGCGGTTTCGTCGGCCATTCGGCGGTGCACCCGGACATGATGAGCGCGGCGCAGGACGCGCTGAGCACTGCGGTGGGCGATCGGCTGCTGCTGGACGGGAAAGCCGCCAGCTGCGGCGACGATCTCTCCCTGATCATGACCCATGAGCACGGTGCCGACGCCGAGGAGGTGCACTCCTTCGCCTGGGACGTGTTCCTCCAGACCACGGAGATCGCCAAACGGCTCGGTCTCTACGGCGCTGGCCAGGACCTGCTTTCCGATGCCTTCAGCGGGAACCTGCGCGGTATGGGGCCGGGGTATGCGGAGCTGGAGTTCACCGAACGCCCGAGCGAACCGGTGGTGTGCTTCCTGGCCGACAAGACCGAGCCCGGCGCGTGGAACCTGCCACTGTACAAGATGTTCGCCGACCCGTTCAACACCGCCGGTCTGGTGATCGACGCGAAGATGCACGCCGGGTTCCAGTTCGAGGTCTACGACCTGTACGAGGAGAAGCGGATCTGGTTCGACTGCCCGCGCGAGCTCTACGAGATGCTGATGTTCATCGGCGCCCCGGCCCGCTACGTGATCCACTCGGTGGAGTCCAAGACCCTGCACGAGCAGGCGGTGGCGACCTCCACACAGCGGCTGTCGTTGATCGCCGGGAAGTACGTCGGCAAGGATGACCCGGTGATGATCGTGCGCTGCCAGTCCGGGCTGCCCGCGCTGGGCGAGGTGCTGGAGCCGTTCGCCTTCGCCTACACCGCCGGTGGATGCATGCGCGGCTCGCACCACGCGCCGATGATGCCGGTCAGCGTCGCAGACGCCCACCCCGCCCGGTTCGACGGGCCACCGCGGGTCGTGGCCCTGGGATTCCAGATCCACGAGGGCAAGCTGATCGGGCCTCGGGACCTCTTCGACGACCCGTCCTTCGACCGCGTGCGGGCGCAGACCAACGAAGTGATGGACTACCTGCGCCGCCACGGACCATTCGAGCCCCACCGGCTGCCGTTGGAGGACCTGGAGTACACCACCATGGCGGAGTTGGAAAAACGCCTGGCCGAACGGTGGCAGGCGATGCCCGAAGCAGCGGTGCCCGCACCGCGCTGA
- a CDS encoding DUF3040 domain-containing protein: MLRRYERRLLEEIERQLRSEDPEFARRMTRVHPFTRIVAWLTFRRALGVVTAFLALLCLTFNESAGFLAAATLAGALFASAAWKIQTE; this comes from the coding sequence ATGCTTCGACGCTACGAACGGCGCCTGCTAGAGGAGATCGAGCGGCAACTGCGCTCCGAAGACCCGGAGTTCGCACGCAGGATGACCCGGGTACACCCGTTCACGCGGATCGTGGCGTGGTTGACCTTCCGCAGAGCTCTCGGTGTCGTGACGGCTTTCCTTGCCCTGCTGTGTCTGACCTTTAACGAGAGCGCGGGATTCCTCGCCGCCGCAACGCTCGCCGGAGCACTGTTCGCGTCCGCCGCCTGGAAGATTCAGACCGAATAA
- a CDS encoding DUF1876 domain-containing protein, translating into MPTTEHWSVDIYLTEEEDRTHAQAQLHTRDATDLRGNGLAKRNPEDINVPEIGAELAAARALFELAHHLLRAATVDVEQLTGEPAHLHS; encoded by the coding sequence ATGCCTACGACAGAACACTGGTCGGTCGACATCTACCTCACCGAGGAAGAAGACCGCACTCACGCCCAAGCACAACTGCACACCCGGGATGCCACCGACCTGCGCGGCAACGGACTGGCCAAGCGGAACCCCGAAGACATCAACGTTCCCGAGATCGGTGCCGAACTCGCCGCAGCCCGAGCATTGTTCGAACTCGCCCACCACCTGCTCAGAGCCGCTACCGTCGATGTTGAGCAGCTGACCGGCGAACCCGCGCACCTGCACAGCTAG
- a CDS encoding ubiquitin-like protein Pup, whose product MRQEKNRRHTRSEEEPPEPTRLGADRRDKLDDAAEALLDEIDDVLEENAAEFVRSYIQKGGE is encoded by the coding sequence ATGCGTCAGGAGAAGAATCGCCGACACACCCGTTCCGAAGAAGAGCCGCCTGAACCGACGCGCCTCGGTGCGGATCGGCGTGACAAGCTCGACGATGCCGCCGAAGCCCTCCTGGACGAGATCGACGACGTCCTCGAAGAGAACGCCGCGGAGTTCGTGCGCTCCTACATCCAAAAGGGCGGTGAATGA
- a CDS encoding universal stress protein, with protein sequence MRTFPTEAVVAGFDGSTESRRAVWWAALEATTRSQPLLVVHAFAVPLEELTRIHLPSEAVALEPMRNAAERTVDGMAAECRRQLPGLDVRTTVRLGHPATVLTDAAAHASVLVLGPPTLSRTRRVLLGSTAAEVVRTAHVPVVVVRGEREHVQALTPAFERIVVGVDGSECSVRAVGFAYDFAARHDSELTAVLAYTEQPPDALPPNRGWRFDSDMVEAGRRELSEALAGWGEHYPDVAVHQNVTAVEHPAEALLTAAVDADLLVVGTHGRGVVRTALLGSVSHAVVHYAACPVAVVR encoded by the coding sequence ATGCGTACGTTCCCGACCGAAGCCGTCGTTGCCGGATTCGATGGGTCCACCGAATCGCGGCGGGCGGTGTGGTGGGCGGCGCTCGAGGCCACGACACGCAGCCAGCCCCTGCTGGTGGTGCATGCCTTCGCCGTCCCGTTGGAAGAACTGACCCGGATCCACCTGCCCAGCGAGGCGGTCGCGCTCGAACCAATGCGCAACGCCGCGGAACGCACGGTGGACGGCATGGCCGCCGAGTGCCGTCGGCAACTGCCCGGCTTGGACGTGCGGACCACCGTGCGGTTGGGGCATCCGGCCACGGTGCTGACCGACGCTGCCGCCCACGCCAGTGTCCTGGTGCTGGGCCCACCGACGCTCAGCCGCACCCGACGGGTGCTGCTGGGCTCGACCGCGGCCGAGGTAGTGCGCACGGCGCACGTTCCCGTCGTCGTGGTGCGCGGCGAGCGTGAGCACGTGCAGGCGCTGACACCGGCGTTCGAGCGGATCGTCGTGGGGGTGGACGGCTCCGAGTGCAGCGTGCGGGCCGTCGGGTTCGCCTACGACTTCGCCGCCCGGCACGACTCCGAACTGACCGCAGTCCTCGCCTACACCGAGCAGCCACCGGACGCCCTGCCGCCGAACCGGGGGTGGCGGTTCGACTCCGACATGGTCGAGGCCGGCCGTCGTGAGCTGTCCGAAGCCCTGGCGGGCTGGGGTGAACACTACCCGGATGTCGCGGTGCACCAGAACGTCACGGCGGTCGAACACCCCGCCGAAGCGCTGCTCACGGCCGCCGTCGACGCCGATCTGCTCGTCGTCGGGACCCACGGCCGCGGTGTCGTCCGCACCGCGCTGCTCGGCTCGGTCAGCCACGCGGTGGTGCATTACGCAGCGTGTCCCGTCGCCGTCGTCCGCTGA
- a CDS encoding sigma 54 modulation/S30EA ribosomal C-terminal domain-containing protein, with amino-acid sequence MSEVAMPWSAAREHVQIDTQITAIPTPGVAKYVEKRIRSVLRFAHEPVLHARVRVLRHGDPAVAHPVTAQANLDLNGRLVRAQVSASTVEEAVDLLHDRLQQRLERLARYSETGRGRRVSGLPHEWRHGDVPTHRPPYFPRPAGERKIIRHKSFELGDCDLDEAAFDMACLDFDFHLFTERGTGQDSVLYRAGPTGYRLAQLEPHPDDLAPHTLTVTVSDQPAPVLTTTEAVDRMAAVNLPFLFYLDGERGRAAVLYRRYDGHYGLITPS; translated from the coding sequence GTGTCGGAGGTCGCCATGCCCTGGTCCGCAGCACGAGAGCACGTTCAGATCGACACCCAGATCACCGCGATTCCCACCCCAGGTGTCGCCAAGTACGTCGAGAAGCGGATCCGATCGGTTCTCCGCTTCGCCCACGAACCCGTGCTCCACGCTCGGGTCCGCGTGCTCCGGCACGGAGACCCGGCCGTCGCCCACCCCGTCACCGCCCAGGCCAACCTCGACCTCAACGGACGGCTCGTCCGCGCCCAGGTCTCCGCATCGACGGTAGAAGAAGCAGTCGACCTCCTGCACGATCGACTGCAACAGCGCCTCGAACGGCTCGCCCGGTACTCGGAGACCGGACGTGGACGGCGAGTTTCCGGGCTCCCTCACGAGTGGCGCCACGGCGACGTGCCCACGCACCGCCCGCCCTATTTCCCCCGCCCCGCCGGAGAACGGAAGATCATCCGGCACAAGTCCTTCGAGCTCGGGGACTGCGACCTCGACGAAGCCGCGTTCGACATGGCGTGCCTGGACTTCGACTTCCACCTGTTCACCGAACGCGGCACCGGTCAGGACAGCGTCCTGTACCGGGCCGGGCCGACCGGTTACCGCCTCGCCCAGCTCGAACCGCACCCTGACGACCTGGCACCGCACACCCTCACGGTCACCGTCAGCGACCAACCTGCACCGGTGCTGACCACGACTGAAGCCGTCGACCGGATGGCTGCGGTGAACTTGCCCTTCCTGTTCTACCTCGACGGGGAGCGCGGACGGGCTGCCGTGTTGTACCGACGTTACGACGGCCATTACGGCCTGATCACGCCGTCTTGA
- the narI gene encoding respiratory nitrate reductase subunit gamma: MTPWDLLLWVVAPYVTIAILILGTIWRYRYDKFGWTTRSSQLYESRLLRIGSPMFHYGLLVVIVGHVIGLIIPESWTAAIGVNETLYHVLAVGLGAIAGVATLLGVALLIYRRRTTGPVFSATTVNDKAMYLVLVGAIVLGLLTTLLAGAIGDGYNYRATVSPWFRSIFILQPRGELMAQAPLPFQLHTLIGMLLFAIFPFTRLVHAFTAPIGYLFRPYIVYRSRSSTHPRQQYPSRPTR; this comes from the coding sequence ATGACACCGTGGGACCTCCTGCTGTGGGTCGTAGCGCCGTACGTGACGATCGCCATCCTGATCCTCGGAACCATCTGGCGCTACCGCTACGACAAGTTCGGCTGGACCACCCGCTCCTCACAGCTCTACGAAAGCCGGCTGCTGCGCATCGGCAGCCCGATGTTCCACTACGGACTTCTGGTCGTCATCGTCGGCCATGTCATCGGACTGATCATCCCTGAGTCCTGGACCGCGGCCATCGGCGTCAACGAAACCCTCTACCACGTGCTCGCCGTCGGACTCGGCGCCATCGCAGGGGTCGCCACCCTACTCGGCGTGGCACTGCTGATCTATCGTCGCCGCACCACCGGACCGGTGTTCTCCGCGACCACCGTCAACGACAAAGCCATGTACCTGGTCCTCGTCGGCGCAATCGTGCTCGGACTCCTCACCACACTGCTGGCAGGCGCCATCGGCGATGGCTACAACTACCGCGCCACCGTCTCACCCTGGTTCCGGAGCATCTTCATCCTGCAACCCCGCGGCGAACTCATGGCGCAAGCACCACTGCCCTTCCAACTCCACACACTGATCGGAATGCTGCTGTTCGCGATCTTCCCCTTCACCCGGCTCGTCCACGCCTTCACCGCCCCCATCGGCTACCTGTTCCGCCCCTACATCGTCTACCGCAGCCGCTCCAGCACCCACCCACGCCAGCAATACCCCAGCCGCCCCACACGCTGA
- the narJ gene encoding nitrate reductase molybdenum cofactor assembly chaperone, whose translation MTQRFDLNRAMTHRIAAFLLSYPDTELSAMLPTLRTAAVCLTAPTGTPLVELIDDLRQTPLLAAQQHYVDTFDMRRRCSLYLTYWTTGDTRNRGQAILEVKRLYREAGVIPAEEELPDHLTVVLEFAGTTNQTVGTALLLQHHAGLTLLTSALREQGSRYVLALDAVLATLPEPTETTLRAAAQIATTGPPHETVGITPYRAGADQTGGRR comes from the coding sequence GTGACCCAGCGCTTCGACCTCAACCGTGCGATGACCCATCGCATCGCAGCATTCCTGCTGTCCTATCCGGACACGGAACTGTCCGCCATGCTGCCCACTCTGCGCACCGCGGCGGTCTGCCTCACCGCCCCGACCGGGACACCGCTGGTGGAGCTGATCGACGACCTCCGGCAAACACCACTGCTGGCCGCGCAGCAGCACTACGTCGACACCTTCGACATGCGGCGCCGCTGCAGCCTCTACCTGACCTACTGGACCACCGGCGACACCCGCAACCGCGGCCAGGCGATTCTGGAGGTCAAGCGCCTCTACCGCGAGGCCGGCGTGATACCCGCAGAGGAGGAGCTCCCCGATCACCTGACCGTGGTGCTGGAATTCGCCGGCACCACGAACCAGACCGTGGGAACCGCGCTGCTGCTCCAACACCACGCCGGCCTGACCCTGCTCACCAGCGCGCTACGCGAACAGGGCTCGCGCTACGTCCTCGCGCTGGACGCGGTGCTGGCAACCCTGCCCGAACCCACCGAGACCACCCTGCGAGCCGCAGCCCAGATCGCAACCACCGGCCCACCACACGAAACCGTCGGCATCACGCCCTACCGAGCTGGGGCCGATCAGACCGGAGGACGCCGATGA
- the narH gene encoding nitrate reductase subunit beta, which yields MRVMAQLAMVMNLDKCIGRHTCSVTCKQTWTNRPGVEYVWFNNVETRPGQGYPRTYEDQDAWRGGWRLNRRGRLTLRGGGRFKRLLSLFANPKMPSIQHYYEPWTYDYDHLISAPASDHTPVARPRSLISGEPMKISWSANWDDSLAGGPELIPEDPVLKKVSEEVRLSFEQTFMFYLPRICEHCLNPSCVASCPSGALYKRTEDGIVLVDQDRCRGWRMCVTGCPYKKVYFNHRTGKAEKCTLCYPRMEVGQPTVCSETCVGRLRYLGVVLYDADRVLAAASVPDEHDLYPAQLDVLLDPHDPDVIAGARRAGIPEDWIEAAQHSPIHALVKEYRIALPLHPEFRTLPMVWYVPPLSPVVDTLAGTGHDGEDIGNLFGAIDSLRIPVEYLAELFTAGDTEPVTAALRKLGAMRSYMRDLNLGRPADPSIPQAVGMDAEAMERMYRLLALAKYEERYVIPHAHTEMTEQLDELACSLDYEGGPGMYESGPLGEASGSPVPASVETFHALQHRQSSGYFTGPDGTPRVNLLNWDGRGTPPGLFPENHRDHPEEGSP from the coding sequence ATGCGCGTCATGGCGCAGCTGGCGATGGTGATGAACCTGGACAAGTGCATCGGTCGCCACACCTGCTCGGTCACCTGCAAACAAACCTGGACCAACCGGCCCGGTGTCGAATACGTGTGGTTCAACAACGTCGAGACCCGCCCCGGCCAGGGCTATCCCCGCACCTACGAAGACCAGGACGCCTGGCGCGGCGGGTGGCGGCTCAACCGGCGAGGGCGGCTGACGCTGCGCGGCGGCGGACGGTTCAAGCGGCTGCTGTCGTTGTTCGCCAACCCCAAGATGCCGTCGATTCAGCACTACTACGAGCCGTGGACCTACGACTACGACCACCTGATCTCCGCGCCTGCGAGCGACCACACCCCGGTCGCCCGGCCCCGGTCGCTGATCTCCGGCGAGCCGATGAAGATCTCGTGGAGCGCCAACTGGGACGACAGCCTGGCCGGCGGCCCCGAGCTCATCCCCGAGGACCCGGTACTCAAGAAGGTCTCCGAGGAGGTCAGGCTCTCCTTCGAGCAAACGTTCATGTTCTATCTGCCGCGGATCTGCGAGCACTGCCTCAATCCGTCCTGTGTGGCCAGTTGCCCGTCCGGGGCGCTGTACAAACGCACCGAAGACGGCATCGTGCTGGTCGACCAGGATCGCTGCCGAGGCTGGCGGATGTGCGTCACCGGCTGCCCGTACAAGAAGGTCTACTTCAACCACCGCACCGGAAAAGCCGAGAAGTGCACCCTGTGCTACCCGCGGATGGAGGTCGGCCAGCCCACGGTGTGCTCGGAAACCTGCGTCGGACGGCTGCGCTACCTCGGCGTCGTCCTCTACGACGCCGACCGCGTCCTCGCCGCCGCCTCCGTGCCCGACGAGCACGATCTCTACCCAGCCCAACTCGACGTCCTGCTCGATCCCCACGACCCGGACGTGATCGCCGGGGCGCGACGGGCCGGGATCCCGGAGGACTGGATTGAGGCGGCACAACACTCCCCGATCCACGCCCTGGTCAAGGAATACCGGATAGCGCTGCCATTGCACCCGGAATTCCGCACATTGCCGATGGTCTGGTATGTACCGCCACTGTCGCCCGTGGTCGACACCCTCGCCGGCACCGGTCATGACGGCGAAGACATAGGCAATCTCTTCGGCGCCATCGACAGCCTGCGCATCCCCGTCGAGTACCTGGCCGAACTGTTCACCGCCGGGGACACCGAACCCGTCACCGCGGCGCTGCGCAAGCTCGGTGCGATGCGCTCCTACATGCGCGACCTCAACCTGGGCCGACCAGCCGATCCATCGATTCCCCAAGCCGTGGGCATGGACGCCGAGGCGATGGAGCGGATGTACCGGCTGCTGGCGCTGGCCAAGTACGAGGAGCGCTACGTCATTCCCCACGCGCACACCGAAATGACCGAGCAACTCGACGAACTCGCCTGCTCCCTGGACTACGAAGGCGGCCCCGGCATGTACGAATCCGGGCCGCTCGGCGAAGCCTCCGGCAGCCCCGTCCCAGCGTCGGTGGAAACCTTCCACGCCCTTCAACACCGCCAGAGCTCCGGCTACTTCACCGGACCCGACGGCACCCCGCGCGTCAACCTTCTCAACTGGGACGGCCGCGGCACACCGCCGGGTCTGTTCCCGGAAAACCACCGGGACCATCCGGAGGAAGGATCACCGTGA
- a CDS encoding nitrate reductase subunit alpha translates to MDQRPAGLDGPVSDLLLRTRRLLRPGKVSDDLRTITYQGGRAGDVFYRDRWSHDKVVRSTHGVNCTGSCSWKVYVKDGIITWEAQETDYPSVGPDSPEYEPRGCPRGAAFSWYTYSPTRLRYPYVRGVLLEMYRKAKASTGDPVEAWRSIVDDPAARRRYQRARGKGGLVRAGWDEAAELIAAAHVHTIRRHGPDRIAGFSPIPAMSMVSHAAGARFISLIGGTMLSFYDWYADLPVASPQVFGDQTDVPESADWWNTSYLVMWGSNVPVTRTPDAHFMTEARYRGQKVVVVSPDYADSTKFADTWIAPHPGTDGALAMAMGHVILTEFFVRRPTPRFLDYCRRYTDLPFLVTLRDTGDGFAADKFLTAADLDPAPGDPEKFKTVVIEEATGRPHVPGGSLGFRFGADNAGKWNLDLGGVTPRLSLLEHPGTEPVEVLLARFDDGSHTMRRGVPALRVGGQLVTTVFDLVLAHYGVARDRLPGRWPTGFGDPEPHTPSWQEEITGVPAATAVRVAREFAANAEESGGRSMILMGAGTNHWFHSDTIYRAFLALVTLTGCQGVNGGGWAHYVGQEKCRPVTGWATLAGGTDWSRPPRQMIGTAYWYLATDQWRYDALGADELMHPLGPGTLHGMSMADCLAKSARLGWMPSYPTFNRNPLDLAAEARAAGDDPAQYVTEQLRSGRLRFACTDPDAPENWPRVLTVWRANLLGSSAKGNEYFLKHLLGTDSAVRAGEVPPELRPRDVTWRPQAPEGKLDLLVSLDFRMTSTGLFSDVLLPAATWYEKHDLSSTDMHPFVHAFTPAIAPPWQTRSDFDTFHTLARTFSALAGKHLGTREDLVAAPLLHDTPDEMATPGGVVRDWAHGEVSPEPGVTMPKLIVVERDYGAVAEKMAALGPLVDTLGVTTKGWTVVPDKEVDYLRGINGEVRDGVAAGRPSLARDVDACEAILALSGTTNGRISAAGFRELEKRTGTQLADLAAGHEGTRITFADTQARPVPVLTSPEWSGSEHGGRRYTAFVLNTERLKPWHTLTGRQHFYLDHDWMHELGETLPVYRPPLDLQRIFGDETTGVTVRYLTPHSKWSIHSEYQDNLLLLSLSRGGPDLWMSPADAKRIEARDNEWVEAVNRNGVVVARACISHRIPAGTVYMYHAKDRVIDVPRSEISGLRGGIHNALTRLLIKPTHLIGGYAQLSFAFNYLGPTGNQRDEITVIRRRSQEVEY, encoded by the coding sequence GTGGACCAGCGTCCTGCGGGTCTCGACGGGCCGGTGTCGGACCTGCTCCTACGCACCCGCAGGCTCCTGCGGCCGGGCAAGGTGTCCGATGATCTGCGCACGATCACCTATCAGGGCGGGCGTGCGGGGGATGTCTTCTACCGGGACCGGTGGAGCCACGACAAGGTGGTGCGCTCCACCCATGGGGTGAACTGCACCGGCTCGTGTTCGTGGAAGGTTTACGTCAAGGACGGGATCATCACTTGGGAGGCGCAGGAGACCGATTACCCGTCGGTCGGACCGGACTCACCGGAATACGAGCCGCGAGGCTGTCCGCGTGGTGCGGCGTTTTCCTGGTACACGTACTCGCCGACCCGGCTGCGCTACCCGTACGTGCGCGGCGTGCTGCTCGAGATGTACCGCAAGGCGAAAGCCTCTACCGGTGATCCGGTGGAGGCATGGCGGTCGATCGTCGATGATCCAGCAGCTCGCCGCCGCTATCAGCGGGCGCGTGGCAAGGGCGGGTTGGTGCGCGCCGGCTGGGATGAGGCTGCCGAACTCATCGCCGCGGCCCACGTGCACACGATCCGGCGGCATGGACCGGACCGGATCGCCGGGTTCTCCCCGATCCCGGCGATGTCGATGGTCTCGCACGCCGCCGGAGCACGGTTCATCTCGCTGATCGGCGGAACCATGCTGTCGTTCTACGACTGGTACGCCGACCTTCCGGTGGCTTCCCCGCAGGTGTTCGGCGACCAGACCGATGTGCCGGAGTCCGCGGACTGGTGGAACACCTCGTACTTGGTGATGTGGGGGTCCAACGTCCCCGTTACTCGTACGCCGGACGCGCATTTCATGACCGAGGCCCGTTACCGGGGGCAGAAGGTCGTCGTGGTGTCCCCGGACTACGCCGACAGCACCAAGTTCGCCGACACCTGGATCGCCCCGCACCCCGGAACCGATGGGGCACTGGCGATGGCCATGGGACACGTGATCCTCACCGAGTTCTTCGTGCGGCGGCCCACTCCCCGATTCCTGGATTACTGCCGCCGCTACACCGATCTTCCGTTTCTGGTGACACTGCGCGACACCGGGGACGGCTTTGCCGCGGACAAGTTCCTCACCGCCGCCGATCTCGATCCTGCTCCGGGCGATCCGGAGAAGTTCAAGACCGTTGTGATCGAAGAGGCCACAGGCCGCCCGCATGTGCCGGGTGGCAGTCTCGGTTTCCGGTTCGGTGCCGACAATGCCGGGAAATGGAATCTCGACCTCGGCGGAGTCACACCCCGGTTGAGCCTGCTGGAACACCCCGGCACCGAACCAGTGGAGGTACTGCTCGCCCGTTTCGACGACGGCAGCCACACGATGCGGCGCGGCGTACCTGCGCTCCGGGTCGGAGGGCAGCTGGTCACGACGGTGTTCGATCTCGTTCTCGCCCACTACGGCGTCGCCCGGGACAGGCTGCCCGGCCGGTGGCCCACCGGCTTCGGCGACCCGGAACCGCACACTCCGTCCTGGCAGGAAGAAATCACCGGCGTGCCCGCTGCCACGGCCGTCCGCGTGGCCCGCGAATTCGCCGCCAACGCGGAGGAATCGGGCGGGCGATCGATGATCCTCATGGGAGCGGGCACCAATCACTGGTTCCACTCCGACACCATCTACCGCGCGTTCCTGGCGCTAGTGACCCTGACCGGCTGCCAGGGAGTCAACGGCGGTGGCTGGGCCCACTACGTCGGCCAGGAGAAGTGCCGCCCGGTCACCGGCTGGGCAACCCTGGCAGGGGGCACGGACTGGTCCCGGCCGCCACGGCAGATGATCGGCACCGCCTACTGGTACCTGGCCACCGATCAGTGGCGCTACGACGCCCTGGGCGCCGACGAACTGATGCACCCGCTGGGGCCGGGCACGTTGCACGGCATGTCGATGGCCGACTGCCTCGCGAAGTCCGCCCGGCTGGGCTGGATGCCCTCCTATCCCACGTTCAACCGCAACCCCCTCGACCTCGCCGCCGAAGCACGGGCCGCCGGAGACGATCCCGCGCAGTACGTGACCGAGCAGCTGCGATCAGGGCGGCTGCGTTTCGCCTGCACGGACCCGGATGCCCCGGAGAACTGGCCGCGCGTGCTCACGGTGTGGCGGGCGAACCTGCTGGGGTCGTCGGCGAAAGGCAACGAGTATTTCCTCAAGCACCTCCTCGGAACCGACTCCGCCGTGCGTGCCGGGGAGGTCCCGCCCGAACTTCGTCCCCGGGACGTCACGTGGCGCCCGCAGGCGCCCGAGGGCAAGCTCGATCTGCTGGTGTCGCTGGATTTCCGGATGACCAGTACCGGATTGTTCAGCGATGTACTGCTGCCGGCGGCGACCTGGTACGAAAAGCACGACCTGTCTTCGACGGACATGCATCCGTTCGTGCACGCCTTCACTCCGGCGATCGCACCCCCGTGGCAAACCCGCAGCGACTTCGACACCTTCCACACCCTGGCCCGCACGTTCTCCGCACTGGCCGGAAAACACCTGGGCACGCGTGAAGATCTCGTCGCCGCACCGCTACTGCACGACACCCCGGACGAAATGGCCACCCCGGGCGGGGTGGTGCGGGACTGGGCCCACGGCGAGGTATCTCCGGAGCCCGGCGTCACCATGCCGAAACTGATCGTCGTCGAACGCGACTACGGTGCTGTAGCGGAGAAAATGGCCGCGCTGGGACCCCTGGTGGACACACTCGGAGTCACCACCAAAGGCTGGACCGTTGTGCCGGACAAGGAAGTCGACTACCTGCGCGGGATCAACGGCGAGGTTCGGGACGGTGTCGCGGCGGGCCGTCCCTCGCTGGCCCGGGATGTGGATGCCTGCGAAGCGATCCTCGCGCTGTCGGGCACCACGAACGGGCGGATCTCGGCCGCCGGATTCCGGGAACTGGAGAAGCGCACCGGCACGCAGCTGGCCGACCTCGCCGCCGGTCACGAGGGCACTCGCATCACGTTCGCCGACACCCAGGCCCGGCCGGTTCCCGTGCTCACCTCACCGGAGTGGAGCGGCAGCGAGCACGGCGGGCGCCGCTACACCGCGTTCGTGCTCAACACCGAGCGGCTCAAGCCCTGGCACACCCTCACCGGCCGGCAGCACTTCTACCTCGACCACGACTGGATGCACGAACTCGGCGAGACACTGCCCGTGTACCGGCCGCCGCTGGACCTCCAGCGGATATTCGGAGACGAGACCACAGGGGTGACCGTCCGCTACCTCACACCGCACTCGAAGTGGTCGATCCACTCCGAGTACCAGGACAACCTGCTCCTGCTGTCGCTGTCCCGAGGCGGCCCGGACCTGTGGATGAGCCCGGCCGACGCGAAACGTATCGAGGCACGCGACAACGAATGGGTCGAGGCGGTCAACCGCAACGGTGTCGTCGTCGCCCGCGCCTGCATCTCCCACCGCATCCCCGCGGGAACCGTCTACATGTACCACGCGAAGGACCGCGTGATCGACGTGCCCAGATCCGAGATCTCCGGGCTGCGCGGCGGAATTCACAACGCGCTCACCCGGCTGCTGATCAAGCCCACCCACCTCATCGGTGGCTATGCGCAACTGTCGTTCGCCTTCAACTACCTGGGTCCCACCGGCAACCAGCGGGACGAGATCACCGTGATCCGCCGCCGCAGCCAGGAGGTCGAGTACTGA